TTGGTGTCATCGGCCTCTATGGCTGTATTTAAGATAGGGCAACCACCGGGGATAAACCCTGCTCCACGGGAGAAGCTGTGATAAACTTTTACATATACCAGCAATTTATCGGTATAGGTTTGCGCATTATCAATTAGCGTTGTTACCCTTCCACGTACTATGGAGTGGTTATAGTCAAATACAGCCAGGGCTACTTCCTGCTTATTGGCAAAATTGCCGTAAATGCTGCCTTTGGTTAAACCGGTAGCCTCGGTCATATCATTCATAGACGTTCCTTCATATCCCTTGGTATTGAATATGGGCGCCGTGCGCTCAATAATGAACTGCCGGGTACGCTCTGATTTTGACATCGGTTTTTCCATGATTACAATATTAGTGAATTATGAGTTGTACGCACATATTTATAATACCAACATGTCATGCTGAGGAACGAAGCATCTCTGACGCAAATCTATCTGGAATATCCTAAGAGATGCTTCGTTCCTCAGCATGACATAGTTCTAACTATAATGTCAATTTATCGCTCGTTTAACGCCAGGAACGCATCGTTATAAGTTGGCGCGTAAGCCAGGGCATGAATACCTGCGGTATTGCCGGTATGTATTTCGTAAACATCATTTTCAAAACCGTGCAACAGGGTATCGGCTACTTCTGCCGGTGGGATGCCGTTTTCGCCGCCAATCTCGGCAGAGAAGGCAGTGTTTACCAGCGGTGGCATCAGCTCAAATACTTTAATATTGGTGGTTTTGCTCAGGGCATAACGCAGGGTTTGAGTATAAGAGTGCAGGGCTGCTTTACTGGCGCTATAGGTTGATATAATAGTTGACGGCACCAGCGCCACAATTGATGTTACGTTCACAATGGCGGCTTCAGCGCTTTTCTGCAGCAATGGCAACAACTCTTCGGTTAGACGAACAGCCGAAAAGAAGTTGGTCTGAAACTCATCCGCAGCTTTGGTAGCAGCATCTGCATCGGGACCAGGCTGATAGTAGTAAGCGTGACCGGCGTTATTGATCAATACATCCAGGCCGCCAAATTCGGCCAGAAGGAAGTTTTTCAGTGCGTCTGTATCTGCAGGTTTATTAATATCGGCTGTAAAATAGGCGGCGCCAATTTCATCTGCAGCGGCTTTCAGTTTAGCCTCTGTACGACCGGTAATAATTACTTTGTTGCCTTTAGCAACCAGTTGTTTAGCAATTTCAAAGCCTATGCCCGAACCACCGCCGGTAATCAGAGCTGTTTTGTTTGTAGTATTCATTTCGTTTTAATTTTTATGATGATAAATTTTATTGTTTATTGATTTAATGATCTGACAGCACCACCGCCGGGCGTTTCTGTGCCGGTTTCTTGACCAAAAGCAACAGTGGCAGCGTAGCGGCAAACAGCAGACCAATGAGCATATAGGCATCCAGGTAACTCAGCATTGATGATTGTTTGACCACCTGTGTTTCTATCAATGCCATTGCTTTTTGCTTGGCTATAGAAATATCAAAGCCTTTTTGCTGCAGATAAGCCACATAGCCGTTGAAGCGTTGGGTGAAAGATGGATCGCCCGGCGCGATATGACTGATGAGGTCTACCCGGTGCAGCGCAGTGCGCCTTGCGGTATAAGTATTAACAATAGAGATACCGAACGAGCCACCCAACTGGCGCATCATATTATTAAGTGCTGCGCCCTGCGGCATATCTTTAGCCGGCAAGCCCGATACGGCCAGCGCAGTTAACGGCACGGTGAGCAATGCAATGCCCAACGCACGGAAGATGAGCAGGAAGCTTAACTGGCTCGATGATACCTCGAAGTTAATTTGTCCCATGCGCCAACTGAAATACATAAAGAGCGCAAAACCTGTAATGATAATTACGATTGGCGAAAGACCTTTTTGTAACAAGGTACCCGATAGCATCAGTGCAAAAATGGCGGTAATGGCACCGGGTAACAGTAACAGACCTGTCTCGGTTGGAGTAAAATTGAGTAATCGCTGGGCTACAACAGGCGTCATAAATACCGAAGTAAACAGACCGATACCGGTGACAAAGGTGAGTACCGCGGCAATGCTGAGCGTACGGCTTTTTAGAACCCGCAGGTTTACTACCGGATTATTTATCTTTAGCTCCCACAACACAAATGCAACGAGCGATATAATGGCAATAACTGTGAAAGCAGTTATATAACCGGTAGCAAACCAATCTTCAGTTTGCCCGCGCTCTAATACGGTTTGCAGTGTACCGATGCCTGCGCTGAGCAAGAAGATGCCGGTCCAGTCTACCTTGCTGACGGCCGCCTTCACCTTGGGTTCGGTCAACAGGAAATAACAAGAAACAGCTGCTGCTATACCAAGCGGAATGTTGATGTAAAAAATCCATGGCCATGAGTAATTTTCGGTAATTACGCCGCCCAGTGTCGGACCGATAGTTGGCCCTACAAACACGCCAATACCAAACAGCGCACTGGCTACTCCGCGTTTTTCTTCAGGAAATAACTCAAACATTACTGCTTGCGATACCGATAACAGTGCACCACCACCCAGTCCTTGTATAAAACGGAACGTTACGAGCTCCCAAATGTTACCGGCGTTACCGCACATAAACGAACATACCGTAAATACAATAATGGACCCGATATAGTAATTACGACGCCCCAGCTTAGTAGTTAAAAAGCTGGTGATTGGGATAATGATTACGTTAGCAATGGCGTAAGAGGTAATCACCCAGCTGGTATCCTCCAGTGTGGCACCCAGGTTACCGCTCATGTGTGAGAGGGCTACATTGACGATAGAGGTATCTATCAGCTCCATCACCGCAGCGGCTATAACAGTGAGTATCAGCAATTGTCTTTTTAGTTGACTCATTTCAGATTGATATTTTATACCAATTGGTATATTTTATTTTATAACGATCCTTGTTTCTGTTAAAACAAGCGGCTTTAACTGCTACCGTTTTGACAATACAATATTAAATCATAAAATATACCAAATGGTATATTTTATGTCATTTTCTTAAAATCGTTTTAAAACAAAAAATCCCCGGCTGGCAGGCCGGGGATTTTACTAATACAATGATCGTTTTTATTGCACTCTATAGCGATATACGCTCCTGCCCAGGTTACCTTGCTTGTCCATACCTTCAACTACAACACGGTAAGTGGTACCGTTACCATCGGCATTATAATACTGCAGTGTAACGTTGCCGGTAGTTTTATCGGTAGTTACTTTAGGGTTCCAATAGATGGTGCTGCGCAGATCGATACCCACCCCACTTGGTTTACCAACCTCATATTTTGGCGAGTAAAATTCGCGTACCATATTATAGCCACGCGGCACATAGCTTACTATATACGGCGGCGGCAACAATTCGCGTATCTGGTCCATAGTAAGTTTGGTACCTTTTGGCTTTTTCTTTTTGTTAATCACCAGTACACCGTTAGTATTATCGCGACGGTTAATACCGCTCAAACCATCGTTCATAAACACCTCTACCGATTCAATATCGTTTGCATTAACGGTTTGCATTGCAGGCGCGTCAACCTGTAAGCCATCTAAAAATATAGCCATTTCGCGTTTATCGCCCTGGTTGTAGCTGCGGGTTACATAAAACTTCTGATCAACATAAGTTACCCCTAAAGCAGATGTGGCCAAACACTCTGCAAAGAAATTACAGCCTTTAAACCGATCTCCGTTAATAACATGATCAGCTTCCATAGCCAAACCCGTTAATGACGGATATTCTGTATGCCTTGGGCGCTGCGGCTGTAC
This region of Mucilaginibacter yixingensis genomic DNA includes:
- a CDS encoding TetR/AcrR family transcriptional regulator gives rise to the protein MEKPMSKSERTRQFIIERTAPIFNTKGYEGTSMNDMTEATGLTKGSIYGNFANKQEVALAVFDYNHSIVRGRVTTLIDNAQTYTDKLLVYVKVYHSFSRGAGFIPGGCPILNTAIEADDTNPPLRDRAAQAIIRWKEKIVKMIEGGIEAGEFKPDVDKLQTAVAIIALIEGGVMIGKVTNSPSNLDRALETVEQIILALKKVD
- a CDS encoding SDR family oxidoreductase gives rise to the protein MNTTNKTALITGGGSGIGFEIAKQLVAKGNKVIITGRTEAKLKAAADEIGAAYFTADINKPADTDALKNFLLAEFGGLDVLINNAGHAYYYQPGPDADAATKAADEFQTNFFSAVRLTEELLPLLQKSAEAAIVNVTSIVALVPSTIISTYSASKAALHSYTQTLRYALSKTTNIKVFELMPPLVNTAFSAEIGGENGIPPAEVADTLLHGFENDVYEIHTGNTAGIHALAYAPTYNDAFLALNER
- a CDS encoding DHA2 family efflux MFS transporter permease subunit: MSQLKRQLLILTVIAAAVMELIDTSIVNVALSHMSGNLGATLEDTSWVITSYAIANVIIIPITSFLTTKLGRRNYYIGSIIVFTVCSFMCGNAGNIWELVTFRFIQGLGGGALLSVSQAVMFELFPEEKRGVASALFGIGVFVGPTIGPTLGGVITENYSWPWIFYINIPLGIAAAVSCYFLLTEPKVKAAVSKVDWTGIFLLSAGIGTLQTVLERGQTEDWFATGYITAFTVIAIISLVAFVLWELKINNPVVNLRVLKSRTLSIAAVLTFVTGIGLFTSVFMTPVVAQRLLNFTPTETGLLLLPGAITAIFALMLSGTLLQKGLSPIVIIITGFALFMYFSWRMGQINFEVSSSQLSFLLIFRALGIALLTVPLTALAVSGLPAKDMPQGAALNNMMRQLGGSFGISIVNTYTARRTALHRVDLISHIAPGDPSFTQRFNGYVAYLQQKGFDISIAKQKAMALIETQVVKQSSMLSYLDAYMLIGLLFAATLPLLLLVKKPAQKRPAVVLSDH